The Mytilus trossulus isolate FHL-02 chromosome 13, PNRI_Mtr1.1.1.hap1, whole genome shotgun sequence genome has a segment encoding these proteins:
- the LOC134695322 gene encoding uncharacterized protein LOC134695322 translates to MSTSLCIQQSVYESTSMSKCLPVYVSNSLCTRSPVCLHVHQSIYQIVCVRVHQYVYMSSSLCIHQSVYEITSMSTCPPVYISNSMCTSPPVCLHVYQSMYPPVCVRDHQYVYMSTSLCIQQSVYEITSMSTCLPVYVSTSLCTRSPVCLNVYQSMYPTVCVRDHQYV, encoded by the coding sequence ATGTCTACCAGTCTATGTATCCAACAGTCTGTGTACGAGTCCACCAGTATGTCTAAATGTCTACCAGTCTATGTATCCAACAGTCTGTGTACGAGATCACCAGTATGTCTACATGTCCACCAGTCTATATATCAAATAGTATGTGTACGAGTCCACCAGTATGTCTACATGTCTTCCAGTCTATGTATCCACCAGTCTGTGTACGAGATCACCAGTATGTCTACATGTCCACCAGTCTATATATCAAATAGTATGTGTACGAGTCCACCAGTATGTCTACATGTCTACCAGTCTATGTATCCACCAGTCTGTGTACGAGATCACCAGTATGTCTACATGTCTACCAGTCTATGTATCCAACAGTCTGTGTACGAGATCACCAGTATGTCTACATGTCTACCAGTCTATGTATCCACCAGTCTGTGTACGAGATCACCAGTATGTCTAAATGTCTACCAGTCTATGTATCCAACAGTCTGTGTACGAGATCACCAGTATGTCTAA
- the LOC134695324 gene encoding uncharacterized protein LOC134695324, whose amino-acid sequence MYTSLCIQQSVYEITSMSKCLPVYVSNSLCTSPPVCLNVYKSMYPTVCVRDHQYVYMSTSLCIQQSVYEITSMSKCLPVYVSTSLCTRSPVCLNVYQSMYPTVCVRDHQYVYMSTSLYIHQSVYEITSMSKCLPVYVSNSLCTSPPVCLNVYKSMYPTVCVRDHQYVYMSTSLCIQQSVYESTSMSKCLQVYVSNSLCTRSPVCLHVYQSMYPTVCVRDHQYV is encoded by the coding sequence ATGTATACCAGTCTATGTATCCAACAGTCTGTGTACGAGATCACCAGTATGTCTAAATGTCTACCAGTCTATGTATCCAACAGTCTGTGTACGAGTCCACCAGTATGTCTAAATGTCTACAAGTCTATGTATCCAACAGTCTGTGTACGAGATCACCAGTATGTCTACATGTCTACCAGTCTATGTATCCAACAGTCTGTGTACGAGATCACCAGTATGTCTAAATGTCTACCAGTCTATGTATCCACCAGTCTGTGTACGAGATCACCAGTATGTCTAAATGTATACCAGTCTATGTATCCAACAGTCTGTGTACGAGATCACCAGTATGTCTACATGTCCACCAGTCTATATATCCACCAGTCTGTGTACGAGATCACCAGTATGTCTAAATGTCTACCAGTCTATGTATCCAACAGTCTGTGTACGAGTCCACCAGTATGTCTAAATGTCTACAAGTCTATGTATCCAACAGTCTGTGTACGAGATCACCAGTATGTCTACATGTCTACCAGTCTATGTATCCAACAGTCTGTGTACGAGTCCACCAGTATGTCTAAATGTCTACAAGTCTATGTATCCAACAGTCTGTGTACGAGATCACCAGTATGTCTACATGTCTACCAGTCTATGTATCCAACAGTCTGTGTACGAGATCACCAGTATGTCTAA
- the LOC134695325 gene encoding guanine nucleotide exchange factor subunit RIC1-like: protein MSTSLCIQQSVYEITSMSKCLPVYVSNSLCTRSPVCLNVYQSMYPPVCVRVHQYVYMSTSLCIHQYVYESTSMSTCLPVYVSTSLCTRSPVCLHVHQSIYQIVCVRVHQYVYMSSSLCIHQSVYEITSMSTCPPVYISNSMCTSPPVCLHVYQSMYPTVCVRDHQYVYMSTSLCIHQSVYEITSMSKCLPVYVSNSLCTRSPVCLHVYQSMYPTVCVRDHQYV, encoded by the coding sequence ATGTCTACCAGTCTATGTATCCAACAGTCTGTGTACGAGATCACCAGTATGTCTAAATGTCTACCAGTCTATGTATCCAACAGTCTGTGTACGAGATCACCAGTATGTCTAAATGTCTACCAGTCTATGTATCCACCAGTATGTGTACGAGTCCACCAGTATGTCTACATGTCTACCAGTCTATGTATCCACCAGTATGTGTACGAGTCCACCAGTATGTCTACATGTCTTCCAGTCTATGTATCCACCAGTCTGTGTACGAGATCACCAGTATGTCTACATGTCCACCAGTCTATATATCAAATAGTATGTGTACGAGTCCACCAGTATGTCTACATGTCTTCCAGTCTATGTATCCACCAGTCTGTGTACGAGATCACCAGTATGTCTACATGTCCACCAGTCTATATATCAAATAGTATGTGTACGAGTCCACCAGTATGTCTACATGTCTACCAGTCTATGTATCCAACAGTCTGTGTACGAGATCACCAGTATGTCTACATGTCTACCAGTCTATGTATCCACCAGTCTGTGTACGAGATCACCAGTATGTCTAAATGTCTACCAGTCTATGTATCCAACAGTCTGTGTACGAGATCACCAGTATGTCTACATGTCTACCAGTCTATGTATCCAACAGTCTGTGTACGAGATCACCAGTATGTCTAA
- the LOC134695327 gene encoding uncharacterized protein LOC134695327 — protein sequence MSTSLCIQQSVYEITSMSKCLPVYVSNSLCTSPPVCLNVYQSMYPTVCVRDHQYVYMSTSLYIQQSVYEITSMSKCLPVYVSNSLCTSPPVCLNVYQSMYPPVCVRVHQYVYMSTSLCIQQSVYESTSMSKCLPVYVSTSLCTRSPVCLHVYQSMYPTVCVRVHQYV from the coding sequence ATGTCTACCAGTCTATGTATCCAACAGTCTGTGTACGAGATCACCAGTATGTCTAAATGTCTACCAGTCTATGTATCCAACAGTCTGTGTACGAGTCCACCAGTATGTCTAAATGTCTACCAGTCTATGTATCCAACAGTATGTGTACGAGATCACCAGTATGTCTACATGTCCACCAGTCTATATATCCAACAGTCTGTGTACGAGATCACCAGTATGTCTAAATGTCTACCAGTCTATGTATCCAACAGTCTGTGTACGAGTCCACCAGTATGTCTAAATGTCTACCAGTCTATGTATCCACCAGTATGTGTACGAGTCCACCAGTATGTCTACATGTCTACCAGTCTATGTATCCAACAGTCTGTGTACGAGTCCACCAGTATGTCTAAATGTCTACCAGTCTATGTATCCACCAGTCTGTGTACGAGATCACCAGTATGTCTACATGTCTACCAGTCTATGTATCCAACAGTCTGTGTACGAGTCCACCAGTATGTCTAA
- the LOC134695328 gene encoding uncharacterized protein LOC134695328, with product MSTSLCIQQSVYEITSMSKCLPVYVSNSLCTRSPVCLNVYQSMYPTVCVRVHQSVYMSTSLCIQQSVYESTSMSTCLPVYVSTSLCTRSPVCLHVHQSIYPTVCVRDHQYVYMSTSLYIQQSVYEITSMSKCIPVYVSNSLCTRSPVCLNVYQSMYPTVCVRVHQYV from the coding sequence ATGTCTACCAGTCTATGTATCCAACAGTCTGTGTACGAGATCACCAGTATGTCTAAATGTCTACCAGTCTATGTATCCAACAGTCTGTGTACGAGATCACCAGTATGTCTAAATGTCTACCAGTCTATGTATCCAACAGTCTGTGTACGAGTCCACCAGTCTGTCTACATGTCTACCAGTCTATGTATCCAACAGTCTGTGTACGAGTCCACCAGTATGTCTACATGTCTACCAGTCTATGTATCCACCAGTCTGTGTACGAGATCACCAGTATGTCTACATGTCCACCAGTCTATATATCCAACAGTCTGTGTACGAGATCACCAGTATGTCTACATGTCCACCAGTCTATATATCCAACAGTCTGTGTACGAGATCACCAGTATGTCTAAATGTATACCAGTCTATGTATCCAACAGTCTGTGTACGAGATCACCAGTATGTCTAAATGTCTACCAGTCTATGTATCCAACAGTCTGTGTACGAGTCCACCAGTATGTCTAA
- the LOC134695332 gene encoding uncharacterized protein LOC134695332, producing the protein MSSSLCIHQSVYEITSMSTCPPVYISNSMCTSPPVCLHVYQSMYPPVCVRDHQYVYMSTSLCIQQSVYEITSMSTCLPVYVSTSLCTRSPVCLNVYQSMYPTVCVRDHQYVYMSTSLCIQQSVYEITSMSKCLPVYVSNSLCTRSPVCLHVYQSMYPTVCVRDHQYV; encoded by the coding sequence ATGTCTTCCAGTCTATGTATCCACCAGTCTGTGTACGAGATCACCAGTATGTCTACATGTCCACCAGTCTATATATCAAATAGTATGTGTACGAGTCCACCAGTATGTCTACATGTCTACCAGTCTATGTATCCACCAGTCTGTGTACGAGATCACCAGTATGTCTACATGTCTACCAGTCTATGTATCCAACAGTCTGTGTACGAGATCACCAGTATGTCTACATGTCTACCAGTCTATGTATCCACCAGTCTGTGTACGAGATCACCAGTATGTCTAAATGTCTACCAGTCTATGTATCCAACAGTCTGTGTACGAGATCACCAGTATGTCTACATGTCTACCAGTCTATGTATCCAACAGTCTGTGTACGAGATCACCAGTATGTCTAAATGTCTACCAGTCTATGTATCCAACAGTCTGTGTACGAGATCACCAGTATGTCTACATGTCTACCAGTCTATGTATCCAACAGTCTGTGTACGAGATCACCAGTATGTCTAA
- the LOC134695333 gene encoding uncharacterized protein LOC134695333: MSTSLCIQQSVYEITSMSKCLPVYVSNSLCTSPPVCLNVYQSMYPPVCVRVHQYVYMSTSLCIHQYVYESTSMSTCLPVYVSNSLCTRSPVCLHVYQSMYPPVCVRVHQYVYMSTSLCIHQYVYESTSMSKCLPVYVSNSLCTSPPVCLHVYQSMYPPVCVRVHQYVYMSTSLCIHQYVYESTSMSKCLPVYVSNSLCTSPPVCLHVFQSMYPPVCVRDHQYVYMSTSLYIK, from the coding sequence ATGTCTACCAGTCTATGTATCCAACAGTCTGTGTACGAGATCACCAGTATGTCTAAATGTCTACCAGTCTATGTATCCAACAGTCTGTGTACGAGTCCACCAGTATGTCTAAATGTCTACCAGTCTATGTATCCACCAGTATGTGTACGAGTCCACCAGTATGTCTACATGTCTACCAGTCTATGTATCCACCAGTATGTGTACGAGTCCACCAGTATGTCTACATGTCTACCAGTCTATGTATCCAACAGTCTGTGTACGAGATCACCAGTATGTCTACATGTCTACCAGTCTATGTATCCACCAGTATGTGTACGAGTCCACCAGTATGTCTACATGTCTACCAGTCTATGTATCCACCAGTATGTGTACGAGTCCACCAGTATGTCTAAATGTCTACCAGTCTATGTATCCAACAGTCTGTGTACGAGTCCACCAGTATGTCTACATGTCTACCAGTCTATGTATCCACCAGTATGTGTACGAGTCCACCAGTATGTCTACATGTCTACCAGTCTATGTATCCACCAGTATGTGTACGAGTCCACCAGTATGTCTAAATGTCTACCAGTCTATGTATCCAACAGTCTGTGTACGAGTCCACCAGTCTGTCTACATGTCTTCCAGTCTATGTATCCACCAGTCTGTGTACGAGATCACCAGTATGTCTACATGTCCACCAGTCTATATATCAAATAG
- the LOC134695334 gene encoding uncharacterized protein LOC134695334, producing MSTSLCIQQSVYEITSMSKCLPVYVSNSLCTRSPVCLNVYQSMYPTVCVRDHQYVYMSTSLCIQQSVYESTSMSKCLPVYVSNSLCTSPPVCLNVYQSMYPTVCVRVHQYVYMSTSLCIHQSVYESTSMSKCLPVYVSNSLCTRSPVCLNVYQSMYPTVCVRDHQYV from the coding sequence ATGTCTACCAGTCTATGTATCCAACAGTCTGTGTACGAGATCACCAGTATGTCTAAATGTCTACCAGTCTATGTATCCAACAGTCTGTGTACGAGATCACCAGTATGTCTAAATGTCTACCAGTCTATGTATCCAACAGTCTGTGTACGAGATCACCAGTATGTCTACATGTCTACCAGTCTATGTATCCAACAGTCTGTGTACGAGTCCACCAGTATGTCTAAATGTCTACCAGTCTATGTATCCAACAGTCTGTGTACGAGTCCACCAGTATGTCTAAATGTCTACCAGTCTATGTATCCAACAGTCTGTGTACGAGTCCACCAGTATGTCTACATGTCCACCAGTCTATGTATCCACCAGTCTGTGTACGAGTCCACCAGTATGTCTAAATGTCTACCAGTCTATGTATCCAACAGTCTGTGTACGAGATCACCAGTATGTCTAAATGTCTACCAGTCTATGTATCCAACAGTCTGTGTACGAGATCACCAGTATGTCTAA
- the LOC134695335 gene encoding uncharacterized protein LOC134695335, whose translation MSTSLCIKQSVYEITSMSTCPPVYISTSLCTSPQVCLNVYQSMYPPVCVRVHQYVYMSTSLCIQQSVYESTSMSKCIPVYVSNSLCTRSPVCLNVYQSMYPTVCVRVHQYVYMSTSLCIQQSVYESTSLSKCLPVYVSNSLCTSPPVCLNVYQSMYPTVCVRVHQSV comes from the coding sequence ATGTCTACCAGTCTATGTATCAAACAGTCTGTGTACGAGATCACCAGTATGTCTACATGTCCACCAGTCTATATATCCACCAGTCTGTGTACGAGTCCACAAGTATGTCTAAATGTCTACCAGTCTATGTATCCACCAGTATGTGTACGAGTCCACCAGTATGTCTACATGTCCACCAGTCTATGTATCCAACAGTCTGTGTACGAGTCCACCAGTATGTCTAAATGTATACCAGTCTATGTATCCAACAGTCTGTGTACGAGATCACCAGTATGTCTAAATGTCTACCAGTCTATGTATCCAACAGTCTGTGTACGAGTCCACCAGTATGTCTACATGTCTACCAGTCTATGTATCCAACAGTCTGTGTACGAGTCCACCAGTCTGTCTAAATGTCTACCAGTCTATGTATCCAACAGTCTGTGTACGAGTCCACCAGTCTGTCTAAATGTATACCAGTCTATGTATCCAACAGTCTGTGTACGAGTCCACCAGTCTGTCTAA